A region from the Cryptosporangium arvum DSM 44712 genome encodes:
- the recG gene encoding ATP-dependent DNA helicase RecG, with protein MVGVGQPSTAWRGDPSVQPTLASPLRDAVGEKTAKALIEKLDLHTVGDLLHHYPRRYAERGEVSDLGALEIGEHVTVAAKIEKISVRPMRQKPRSKMLEVTVTDGRRQLQLTFFNQAWRERQLTIGRWGLFSGKVGQFRDKLQLNQPDYQLLAEPGELAEGQAGDALAEFANALIPVYPAAANVPTWTIARAVRASLDILADVDDPMPEGIRRRRHLPDLDSALRAIHLPASKEDLYRARHRLKWDEAFGLQATLAQRRLAAAARPATARPPRLGGLLEAFDAALPFALTDGQARIGDEIADDLAADHPMHRLLQGEVGSGKTVVAIRAMLQIVDSGGQAALLAPTEVLAAQHARSIRAMLGPMARAGELDAAGTATRVALLTGSLPAAARRAALAEAAEGRAGIVVGTHALLSEGVEFADLGLVVVDEQHRFGVEQRDALRAKGGETPPHVLVMTATPIPRTVAMTVFGDLETSALTQLPSGRSPIATSVVPVAEKPGWLARAWQRVNEEVAAGHQAYIVCPRIGEALAGDDEDEEDGADNPDLEPPPEDEGTSKRPPLAVLEVAPKLAEGPLSELRIGILHGKLPPDEKDAVMGDFAAHRLDVLVATTVIEVGVDVPNSTAMVIMDADRFGVSQLHQLRGRVGRGSAAGLCLLVTDAPAGTKARERLDAVASTTDGFELAQLDLEQRREGDVLGVAQSGRRSRLKLLSLMRDEDVIRDARTEATALIADDPELRAYPGLAAAVDALVDPDAADYLEKT; from the coding sequence ATGGTAGGAGTTGGTCAGCCATCGACAGCCTGGAGAGGTGACCCCTCGGTGCAGCCCACCCTCGCTTCGCCGCTGCGCGACGCGGTCGGAGAGAAGACCGCGAAGGCGCTGATCGAGAAGCTCGACCTGCACACGGTCGGCGATCTGTTGCACCACTACCCCCGGCGGTACGCCGAACGCGGCGAGGTCTCCGACCTGGGGGCGCTGGAGATCGGCGAGCACGTCACGGTGGCGGCCAAGATCGAGAAGATCTCGGTGCGCCCGATGCGCCAGAAGCCCCGCAGCAAGATGCTCGAGGTCACGGTCACCGACGGTCGGCGCCAGCTGCAGCTGACGTTCTTCAACCAGGCCTGGCGCGAGCGGCAGCTGACGATCGGCCGCTGGGGTCTGTTCTCCGGCAAGGTCGGCCAGTTCCGCGACAAGCTGCAGCTCAACCAGCCCGATTACCAGCTGCTCGCCGAGCCCGGCGAGCTGGCCGAGGGCCAGGCCGGCGACGCGCTGGCCGAGTTCGCGAACGCGCTGATCCCGGTCTATCCGGCGGCGGCGAACGTGCCCACCTGGACGATCGCCAGGGCGGTGCGCGCCTCGCTCGACATCCTGGCCGACGTCGACGACCCGATGCCGGAGGGCATCCGGCGGCGGCGCCACCTGCCCGATCTGGACAGCGCGCTCCGCGCGATCCACCTCCCGGCCTCCAAGGAAGACCTGTACCGGGCGCGCCACCGCCTGAAGTGGGACGAGGCGTTCGGGCTGCAGGCCACGCTGGCCCAGCGCCGGCTGGCCGCCGCCGCGCGCCCGGCCACCGCGCGCCCACCGCGGCTGGGCGGCCTGCTCGAGGCGTTCGACGCCGCGCTGCCGTTCGCGCTCACCGACGGCCAGGCCCGCATCGGCGACGAGATCGCTGACGACCTGGCCGCCGACCACCCCATGCACCGTCTCCTCCAGGGTGAGGTCGGCTCGGGCAAGACGGTCGTGGCGATCCGGGCGATGCTCCAGATCGTCGACTCCGGCGGTCAGGCCGCGCTGCTGGCCCCCACCGAGGTGCTGGCCGCGCAGCACGCCCGCTCGATCCGCGCGATGCTCGGCCCGATGGCCAGGGCCGGGGAGCTCGACGCCGCCGGGACCGCCACCCGGGTGGCGCTGCTCACCGGCTCGCTGCCCGCCGCCGCCCGCCGGGCCGCGCTCGCCGAGGCCGCCGAGGGCAGGGCCGGCATCGTCGTCGGCACGCACGCGCTGCTCTCCGAGGGTGTCGAGTTCGCCGACCTCGGCCTGGTCGTCGTCGACGAGCAACACCGGTTCGGCGTCGAACAGCGCGACGCGCTGCGCGCCAAGGGCGGCGAGACGCCGCCGCACGTGCTGGTCATGACCGCGACGCCGATCCCGCGCACGGTCGCGATGACGGTCTTCGGCGACCTGGAGACCTCGGCGCTCACCCAGCTGCCCAGCGGCCGGTCGCCGATCGCCACCTCGGTGGTGCCGGTCGCGGAGAAGCCGGGCTGGCTGGCGCGCGCCTGGCAGCGGGTCAACGAGGAGGTCGCGGCCGGGCACCAGGCCTACATCGTCTGTCCCCGGATCGGGGAGGCCCTGGCCGGGGACGACGAGGACGAGGAAGACGGCGCCGACAACCCCGACCTCGAGCCGCCGCCCGAGGACGAGGGAACGTCGAAGCGGCCGCCGCTAGCCGTGCTCGAAGTGGCGCCGAAGCTCGCCGAGGGGCCGCTCTCCGAGCTGCGGATCGGCATCCTGCACGGCAAGCTGCCGCCCGACGAGAAGGACGCGGTGATGGGCGATTTCGCCGCGCACCGGCTCGACGTCCTGGTGGCCACGACCGTGATCGAGGTCGGCGTGGACGTGCCGAACTCCACCGCGATGGTGATCATGGACGCCGACCGCTTCGGCGTCAGCCAGCTCCACCAGCTGCGCGGCCGGGTCGGCCGGGGGAGCGCGGCCGGGCTGTGCCTGCTGGTCACCGACGCACCGGCAGGCACGAAGGCCCGCGAGCGGCTCGACGCGGTGGCGAGCACCACCGACGGTTTCGAGCTGGCCCAGCTCGACCTCGAACAGCGTCGCGAGGGTGACGTGCTCGGCGTCGCGCAGTCCGGGCGTCGCTCGCGCCTCAAGCTGCTGTCGCTGATGCGTGACGAGGACGTCATCCGGGACGCCCGCACCGAGGCCACCGCGCTGATCGCCGACGATCCCGAGCTGCGGGCCTACCCGGGCCTGGCCGCGGCCGTCGACGCGCTCGTCGACCCGGACGCGGCCGACTACCTGGAGAAGACGTGA
- the rnc gene encoding ribonuclease III, with protein MRERPPAALLEEAIGVDLGAELLERALTHRSYAYENGGLPTNERLEFLGDAVLGLVITSSLYLSYPDLPEGQLAKLRASVVNMRALAGVARDLGPGGLGAHLLLGKGEEATGGRNKASILADTLEALLGSVYLEHGLETAAKVIHRLFDDLMLDVAQRGAGLDWKTSLQELTASNAFGVPEYRVTEAGPDHAKTFTATAVVGGEELGSGEGRSKKEAEQKAAELAWRTLRNRIDAGSSATPGAAPPASAINPQIADPGAADTKNAPDADPAG; from the coding sequence ATGAGGGAGCGACCCCCTGCAGCGCTGCTGGAGGAAGCGATCGGCGTCGATCTGGGCGCGGAGCTGCTCGAACGCGCGCTGACGCATCGGTCGTACGCGTACGAGAACGGCGGTCTGCCGACGAACGAGCGGCTCGAGTTCCTCGGGGACGCCGTTCTCGGTCTGGTGATCACGTCCTCGCTGTACCTGAGTTACCCCGACCTGCCCGAGGGGCAGCTGGCCAAGTTGCGTGCGTCGGTCGTGAACATGCGCGCGCTGGCCGGGGTGGCCAGGGACCTGGGGCCCGGTGGGCTCGGCGCGCACCTGCTGCTCGGTAAGGGCGAGGAGGCGACCGGCGGCCGGAACAAGGCGAGCATCCTGGCCGACACGCTCGAGGCGCTGCTGGGCTCGGTGTACCTGGAGCACGGCTTGGAGACCGCGGCCAAGGTGATCCACCGCCTGTTCGACGACCTGATGCTCGACGTGGCGCAGCGCGGCGCCGGCCTGGACTGGAAGACCAGCCTGCAGGAGCTGACGGCGAGCAACGCGTTCGGCGTGCCGGAGTACCGCGTCACCGAGGCCGGCCCCGACCACGCCAAGACGTTCACCGCGACTGCGGTCGTCGGCGGCGAGGAGTTGGGCAGCGGCGAGGGGCGCAGCAAGAAGGAAGCCGAGCAGAAGGCGGCCGAGCTGGCCTGGCGCACGTTGCGCAACCGCATCGATGCCGGGTCGAGCGCGACGCCGGGCGCCGCTCCGCCCGCGAGCGCGATCAACCCGCAGATCGCCGACCCGGGTGCGGCGGACACCAAGAACGCTCCCGACGCCGATCCCGCCGGCTGA
- a CDS encoding thiamine-phosphate kinase produces MTVSEIGELGLLERVFPRLPQSRATVVGPGDDAALLAVGGGRVVVTTDVLVEGRHFRSDWSSPRDVGRKAAAQNFADVAAMGGVGTALLIALALPGETELSWVEAFYDGLREECETVGAGVVGGDLVRSEHGITIAVTALGSMDGREPVTRAGAKPGDVVAIAGRVGWSAAGLAVLSRGFRTPRALVDAHRVPSVPYAAGPVAADLGATAMTDVSDGLVADLRSIAVASGVSIEITTDVLEVTPQMRDAAAALGVDPVRWLLDGGEDHALIASFPAGIELPEPWLTLGRVVRGRGVYVNGQPSDDQGFDHFR; encoded by the coding sequence GTGACCGTGTCGGAGATCGGGGAACTCGGCCTGCTGGAGCGGGTGTTCCCGCGCTTGCCGCAGAGCCGGGCCACCGTGGTGGGGCCCGGCGACGACGCCGCGCTGCTGGCGGTCGGCGGTGGGCGGGTCGTCGTCACCACGGACGTGCTGGTCGAGGGCCGGCACTTCCGGTCGGACTGGTCGAGCCCCCGTGACGTCGGGCGCAAGGCCGCGGCGCAGAACTTCGCGGACGTCGCCGCGATGGGCGGGGTCGGCACCGCGCTGCTGATCGCGCTCGCGTTGCCCGGCGAGACCGAGCTGAGCTGGGTGGAGGCGTTCTACGACGGGCTGCGCGAGGAGTGCGAGACGGTCGGCGCCGGGGTCGTCGGGGGTGACCTGGTGCGCTCGGAGCACGGCATCACGATCGCGGTGACCGCGCTGGGTTCGATGGACGGGCGCGAACCGGTCACCCGGGCCGGCGCGAAGCCGGGGGACGTCGTCGCGATCGCCGGGCGGGTGGGCTGGTCGGCGGCCGGGCTCGCGGTGCTCTCCCGGGGTTTCCGGACGCCCAGGGCGCTCGTCGACGCCCATCGGGTCCCGTCGGTGCCCTATGCGGCCGGCCCGGTCGCGGCCGACCTGGGGGCCACCGCGATGACCGACGTGTCGGACGGCCTGGTGGCCGATCTGCGGTCGATCGCGGTCGCCAGCGGCGTCTCGATCGAGATCACCACCGACGTGCTCGAGGTGACCCCGCAGATGCGTGACGCGGCCGCTGCGCTCGGTGTCGACCCGGTGCGTTGGCTACTGGATGGGGGCGAGGACCACGCGTTGATCGCTTCTTTTCCGGCCGGAATCGAACTTCCGGAGCCGTGGTTGACGCTCGGCCGGGTCGTGCGGGGGCGCGGCGTGTACGTCAACGGACAACCCAGCGATGACCAGGGATTCGACCACTTTCGCTGA
- a CDS encoding GNAT family N-acetyltransferase, translating to MTSAATRVALRSTAYDSPEATTLISALQGEYLVRYGGHDETPVDPAEFAPPRGRFLVAWLGDVPVGCGGWRDDAADPGRTAEIKRMFVTDTARRRGVARLILAELEQTAAAAGYARMILESGDQQPEATALYRSASYRPTTPFGLYADEDGSIHLEKDLRRRH from the coding sequence GTGACTTCTGCCGCCACCCGGGTCGCGCTGCGATCCACCGCGTACGACTCGCCCGAAGCCACGACACTGATCTCCGCGCTCCAGGGGGAGTACCTGGTCCGCTACGGCGGGCACGACGAGACGCCGGTCGACCCGGCCGAGTTCGCGCCGCCGAGGGGCCGGTTCTTAGTCGCGTGGCTCGGCGACGTGCCGGTCGGCTGCGGTGGCTGGCGCGACGACGCGGCCGATCCCGGGCGCACCGCGGAGATCAAGCGGATGTTCGTGACCGACACCGCCCGGCGCCGGGGCGTCGCCCGGCTGATCCTGGCCGAGCTGGAGCAGACGGCGGCGGCCGCGGGCTACGCCCGGATGATTCTCGAGTCCGGCGATCAGCAGCCCGAAGCGACCGCGCTCTACCGCTCGGCGAGTTACCGGCCGACCACGCCGTTCGGGCTCTACGCCGACGAGGACGGCTCGATCCATCTCGAGAAGGACCTGCGCCGACGCCACTGA
- a CDS encoding YceD family protein: MPENRKTQERLDPRKPLVFDTREVGRRPGSMKRLRRPVPVPEDLGLDLVRVPVGATLELDLRLESVLEGVLVSSTVSVPIEGECGRCLEPFQDTVDVDIQELYAYPDSETDETTDEDEVSRLQGDFLDLEPALRDAVVLALPSNPLCRDDCPGLCPDCGVHWDDLPPEHSHDAADPRWAALQSLQDPGRGSQPT, encoded by the coding sequence ATGCCCGAGAACAGGAAGACGCAGGAGCGCCTCGACCCCCGGAAGCCCCTCGTGTTCGATACACGCGAGGTCGGTCGCCGGCCAGGGTCGATGAAGCGCCTACGCCGCCCCGTCCCCGTGCCGGAGGATCTCGGCCTGGACCTGGTCCGGGTCCCGGTAGGGGCCACGCTCGAACTCGACCTCAGGCTCGAATCGGTGTTGGAAGGCGTACTCGTCTCCTCCACCGTCTCGGTCCCGATCGAGGGCGAGTGCGGTCGCTGCCTCGAACCGTTCCAGGACACCGTCGACGTGGACATCCAGGAGCTGTACGCCTACCCGGACAGCGAAACGGACGAGACGACCGACGAGGACGAGGTCAGTCGGCTGCAGGGAGATTTTCTCGACCTGGAGCCGGCGTTGCGGGACGCGGTGGTGCTGGCACTGCCGAGCAACCCGCTGTGCCGCGACGACTGTCCCGGACTGTGCCCCGACTGCGGGGTCCACTGGGACGATCTGCCGCCCGAGCACTCGCACGACGCAGCCGACCCCCGGTGGGCCGCACTGCAGTCGCTGCAAGACCCGGGCCGCGGCAGCCAGCCCACGTAA
- a CDS encoding DUF3515 family protein, with the protein MTDEATTLAPRATRSQRISAAFTATLIAVPFALLVGVGWFWAAGGFADDPEPATGPVTVDLSVNNQPSAIDAKTETVCRALLANLPVTVDEHDSRPVEPASASERAAAWGDPAIVLRCGVGPAATTAGSTGQVVDFNGLSWLVTEGNDVTFLRALNLSVAVDLRLPAPYNVGRFGSLLRPLSKPIVDSVPPAR; encoded by the coding sequence GTGACCGACGAAGCCACGACCCTGGCGCCTCGCGCGACCAGGTCCCAACGCATCAGCGCCGCGTTCACCGCGACGCTGATCGCCGTGCCGTTCGCACTGCTGGTGGGCGTCGGCTGGTTCTGGGCGGCCGGCGGGTTCGCCGACGATCCGGAGCCCGCCACCGGCCCGGTCACCGTCGACCTGTCGGTGAACAACCAGCCGTCGGCGATCGACGCGAAGACCGAGACCGTCTGCCGGGCGCTGCTCGCGAACCTGCCGGTCACGGTCGACGAACACGACAGCCGGCCGGTCGAGCCGGCCTCCGCGTCGGAGCGGGCCGCCGCCTGGGGCGACCCGGCGATCGTGCTGCGCTGCGGGGTCGGCCCGGCCGCGACCACCGCGGGCAGCACCGGACAGGTGGTCGACTTCAACGGTCTGTCCTGGCTGGTCACCGAGGGCAACGACGTGACTTTCCTGCGCGCGCTCAACCTGAGCGTGGCCGTGGACCTGCGGCTGCCCGCCCCGTACAACGTCGGACGCTTCGGCTCGCTGCTGCGGCCGCTCTCGAAACCGATAGTCGACTCGGTGCCGCCGGCACGATGA
- the rpmF gene encoding 50S ribosomal protein L32, translating to MAVPKRKMSRSNTRSRRAQWKTTVVNTQPCDRCRSPKLPHAACSNCGYYNGRQVVAV from the coding sequence GTGGCCGTTCCGAAGCGGAAGATGTCGCGCAGCAACACCCGCTCGCGCCGCGCCCAGTGGAAGACCACCGTGGTCAACACGCAGCCGTGCGACCGTTGCCGGTCGCCGAAGCTGCCGCACGCGGCGTGCTCGAACTGCGGCTACTACAACGGCCGTCAGGTCGTCGCGGTCTGA
- the rsmD gene encoding 16S rRNA (guanine(966)-N(2))-methyltransferase RsmD codes for MTRIVAGSAGGRRIDVPPGKGTRPTSDRAREAMFSAVQAALRLEGAHVLDLYAGSGAVGFEALSRGAATATLVESDPKAVRTLRANATALKLPGAEVWSGPVERFAASPATHRFDLVFADPPYALPGEALTAVLADLDSSGWLGSDALVIVERSTRGEPWVWSKPLVAVRERRYGEGTLWYGRRS; via the coding sequence GTGACCAGGATCGTCGCCGGGAGCGCCGGGGGCAGGCGCATCGACGTCCCGCCGGGCAAGGGCACGCGCCCGACGTCCGACCGGGCCCGGGAGGCGATGTTCAGCGCGGTACAGGCGGCGCTCCGGCTGGAGGGAGCCCACGTTCTCGACCTGTACGCCGGGTCCGGTGCCGTGGGGTTCGAGGCGCTCTCGCGCGGGGCCGCCACGGCCACGCTCGTCGAATCCGATCCGAAGGCCGTACGGACGTTGCGCGCCAACGCCACGGCGTTGAAGCTTCCCGGCGCGGAGGTCTGGTCCGGCCCGGTCGAACGGTTCGCTGCCTCGCCCGCTACGCACCGGTTCGACCTGGTGTTCGCCGATCCGCCCTATGCCCTGCCCGGGGAGGCCCTCACGGCCGTGCTGGCCGATCTCGATTCCTCTGGTTGGCTCGGTTCAGACGCCCTGGTGATCGTCGAGCGCAGCACCCGCGGCGAGCCCTGGGTGTGGTCGAAGCCACTGGTCGCAGTACGTGAGCGCCGTTACGGCGAGGGAACGCTTTGGTACGGTCGCCGTTCGTGA
- a CDS encoding DAK2 domain-containing protein — protein sequence MRDRLDAESVRRWFVGTLAALRRRQPEIDALNVFPVADSDTGTNLVLTLQAAVDADAGGATVRDVWTAMARGALLGARGNSGMIVSQLLAGAADALPGDASVRGRALATALEAAVVAGYAAVVEPVEGTVLSVAAAAARGAVDAGSDEPAVVTSAALRAAELALEDTTAQLAALAMAGVVDAGGRGLVVMLEVLDAVARGEALDLSAPSSPRPVVVAGEQAGWEIQYLLDVDADADVRIAGLRTRLTAVGDSVVVACADPGDGSKSVWTVHVHGDDIGAALEAGLDAGRPHGVVVTPLIAGARPAVPTVAPGADRAVVALVPGAGLAELFAAAGAVPVDGAGLTVDALVDVLGRTGAAEVVLLPNDGAHAAVAEAASAAAGPGRTVSVLHTRSPVQGIAALAVAAAARPFREDVVAMAEAAAATRSAEVVVADRAGLTIVGPCDVGDVLALVDGDVVAIGADVAGVAADLLDRLLNAGGELVTLVLGAAAPPTLGDALAAHLRTRWPFCEVHVLTGGQPRAALLIGVE from the coding sequence GTGCGTGACCGCCTCGACGCCGAATCGGTGCGGCGGTGGTTCGTCGGCACGCTGGCCGCGCTGCGGCGCCGACAGCCCGAGATCGATGCGCTGAACGTCTTCCCGGTGGCCGACTCCGACACCGGCACGAACCTCGTGCTGACCCTGCAGGCGGCGGTCGACGCCGACGCGGGCGGCGCGACCGTGCGTGACGTGTGGACCGCGATGGCCAGGGGCGCGTTGCTGGGCGCGCGGGGCAACTCGGGGATGATCGTGTCGCAGCTGCTGGCCGGTGCGGCCGACGCGTTGCCGGGCGACGCGTCGGTGCGGGGGCGTGCGCTGGCCACGGCGCTGGAGGCCGCGGTCGTCGCGGGGTACGCGGCAGTCGTCGAGCCGGTCGAGGGCACGGTGCTCTCGGTGGCCGCCGCGGCGGCGCGGGGCGCGGTGGACGCCGGCTCCGACGAACCGGCGGTGGTGACCTCGGCCGCGCTGCGGGCGGCCGAGCTCGCGCTGGAGGACACGACGGCGCAGCTGGCGGCGCTGGCCATGGCCGGCGTGGTCGACGCCGGTGGGCGCGGTCTGGTCGTGATGCTCGAGGTGCTGGACGCGGTGGCGCGGGGCGAGGCGCTCGACCTGTCGGCGCCGTCCTCGCCCCGGCCGGTCGTCGTGGCCGGGGAGCAGGCGGGGTGGGAGATCCAGTACCTCCTCGACGTGGACGCCGACGCCGACGTGCGGATCGCCGGCCTGCGCACGCGGCTGACCGCGGTGGGCGATTCGGTCGTGGTGGCGTGCGCCGACCCCGGGGACGGGTCGAAGTCGGTCTGGACCGTGCACGTCCACGGCGACGACATCGGCGCCGCGCTGGAGGCCGGTCTGGACGCCGGTCGCCCGCACGGGGTGGTCGTCACCCCGCTGATCGCCGGCGCTCGCCCGGCCGTGCCGACCGTGGCGCCGGGTGCGGACCGCGCGGTGGTCGCGCTGGTGCCGGGAGCCGGTCTGGCCGAGTTGTTCGCCGCGGCCGGTGCGGTGCCGGTCGACGGGGCCGGGCTGACCGTCGACGCGCTCGTCGACGTGCTCGGCCGCACCGGCGCGGCCGAGGTCGTGCTGCTGCCCAACGACGGGGCGCACGCCGCGGTGGCCGAGGCCGCCTCGGCCGCGGCCGGTCCCGGGCGGACGGTCTCGGTCCTGCACACCCGGTCCCCGGTCCAGGGCATCGCGGCGCTCGCCGTCGCCGCCGCCGCCCGGCCGTTCCGCGAGGACGTCGTCGCGATGGCGGAGGCGGCCGCCGCGACCCGCTCGGCCGAGGTCGTCGTCGCCGACCGGGCCGGGCTGACGATCGTCGGCCCGTGCGACGTCGGTGACGTGCTCGCGCTCGTCGACGGCGACGTCGTGGCGATCGGCGCGGACGTGGCCGGCGTGGCCGCGGACCTGCTCGACCGGCTCCTCAACGCCGGCGGGGAGCTGGTCACGCTGGTGCTCGGGGCCGCGGCGCCGCCCACGCTCGGCGACGCGCTGGCGGCCCACCTGCGCACCCGCTGGCCCTTCTGCGAAGTGCACGTGCTGACCGGCGGCCAACCCCGGGCGGCCCTGCTCATCGGCGTCGAGTGA
- the coaD gene encoding pantetheine-phosphate adenylyltransferase — MRRAVCPGSFDPVTNGHLDIIGRASRLYDEVVAAVLINPRKAGLFTVDERIELLEEVTASYGNVRVDTFSGLLVDYCKANDIPVVVKGLRAVSDFDYELQQAQMNHGLAGVETLFMATNPLFSFLSSSLIKEVAKYGGDVSAHVPEAVRRRLVDRLDTQS, encoded by the coding sequence GTGAGACGCGCTGTGTGTCCTGGCTCTTTCGACCCGGTGACGAATGGTCATCTCGACATCATCGGACGGGCGAGTCGCCTCTACGACGAGGTCGTGGCGGCGGTTCTGATCAACCCGCGCAAAGCCGGTCTGTTCACGGTGGATGAGCGCATCGAGTTGCTCGAGGAGGTGACGGCCTCCTACGGGAACGTGCGCGTGGACACGTTCAGCGGCCTGCTCGTCGACTACTGCAAGGCCAACGACATCCCGGTGGTGGTGAAGGGGCTGCGTGCGGTCAGCGACTTCGACTACGAATTGCAGCAGGCCCAGATGAACCATGGCCTGGCCGGTGTGGAAACGCTGTTCATGGCTACTAACCCCCTGTTCTCTTTCCTGTCGTCCAGCCTGATCAAAGAGGTCGCCAAGTACGGTGGCGACGTGTCCGCGCACGTACCGGAGGCGGTACGACGTCGTCTGGTCGATCGGCTCGATACTCAGTCATAA
- the rpmB gene encoding 50S ribosomal protein L28, giving the protein MASVCDVCGKGPGFGMSVSHSHRRTHRRWNPNIQTVRVPAGGGTTVRKQVCTSCIKAGKVVRG; this is encoded by the coding sequence GTGGCGAGCGTGTGCGACGTCTGTGGCAAGGGGCCGGGCTTCGGCATGTCGGTCTCGCACTCCCACCGGCGCACTCACCGCCGGTGGAACCCGAACATCCAGACCGTTCGGGTTCCGGCGGGTGGCGGCACGACCGTGCGCAAGCAGGTCTGCACCTCCTGCATCAAGGCCGGCAAGGTCGTCCGGGGCTGA
- a CDS encoding serine/threonine-protein kinase: MKATETSLVSDPPVVLDGRYEIEERLGGGGASDVYQARDLRLGRHVAVKMFRTRAGAHSDRRCGDEARLLAALNHPGLVALYDVGWHDDHEYLVMQQVEGRTLGRRIAAGPLAPRDVVRVGAVLSDVLHHVHARGIVHRDVKPSNVLCADEGSVFLADFGISHPTGAEETDCSGVVVGTAPYLAPEQVQGGPVGPPCDVYALGLVLLECLTGKREYPGGQLEAAMARLHREPVVPEHTPAPLGRLIRAMTALDPRQRPTALQCRKLLAVHDPQIAASMERPAFMMAPAAAPARPESELPDPADLPTAAVVVAEVSEELPVDDVLPPVEDDLLDDLLDGGDEDVETGSLEGVDAAEASRRRSTGAHRRRRGAGLWSPRSRSAGTEARAS; this comes from the coding sequence GTGAAGGCGACCGAGACCTCCCTTGTTTCCGACCCACCCGTCGTCCTCGACGGCCGGTACGAAATCGAGGAGCGTCTCGGCGGCGGCGGAGCCTCGGACGTCTACCAGGCCCGTGATCTCCGGCTCGGGCGGCACGTCGCGGTGAAGATGTTCCGTACCCGCGCCGGCGCGCATTCCGACCGGCGCTGCGGTGACGAGGCCCGCCTGCTGGCCGCGCTCAACCACCCCGGCCTGGTCGCGCTCTACGACGTCGGCTGGCACGACGACCACGAGTACCTGGTCATGCAGCAGGTGGAGGGGCGCACGCTGGGGCGTCGCATCGCCGCCGGCCCGCTCGCGCCGCGAGACGTCGTCCGGGTCGGCGCGGTGCTCTCCGACGTCCTGCACCACGTGCACGCCCGGGGAATCGTCCACCGCGACGTGAAACCGTCGAACGTCCTGTGCGCCGACGAGGGCTCGGTGTTCCTCGCCGACTTCGGGATATCCCATCCCACCGGCGCGGAGGAGACCGACTGCTCGGGCGTGGTGGTCGGTACGGCTCCCTACTTGGCGCCGGAGCAGGTACAGGGCGGTCCGGTCGGACCGCCCTGTGACGTTTACGCGCTCGGACTGGTGCTGCTGGAGTGCCTCACCGGCAAGCGCGAGTACCCCGGTGGGCAGCTCGAGGCCGCGATGGCCCGGCTGCACCGCGAGCCGGTGGTCCCGGAGCACACCCCGGCGCCGCTCGGCCGTCTGATCCGCGCGATGACCGCGCTCGACCCGCGCCAGCGCCCGACCGCGCTGCAGTGCCGCAAGCTGCTGGCGGTGCACGACCCGCAGATCGCGGCGTCGATGGAGCGTCCGGCGTTCATGATGGCCCCGGCCGCGGCCCCGGCTCGGCCGGAGTCGGAGCTGCCGGACCCGGCCGACCTGCCCACGGCCGCGGTCGTGGTGGCCGAGGTCTCCGAAGAACTCCCCGTCGACGACGTGCTGCCGCCGGTCGAGGACGACCTGCTCGACGACCTGCTCGACGGCGGCGACGAGGACGTCGAGACCGGATCGCTGGAGGGGGTCGACGCGGCCGAGGCCTCCCGGCGGCGCAGCACCGGCGCCCACCGGCGTCGGCGCGGAGCCGGCCTCTGGTCGCCGCGGAGCCGGAGCGCCGGCACGGAGGCCCGCGCCAGCTGA
- a CDS encoding Lrp/AsnC family transcriptional regulator → MVQAYILIQTEVGKARDVAATVSDLPGVVQVDAVTGPYDVIVLTQAETVDELGSLVVSKVQSVTGITRTLTCSVVHL, encoded by the coding sequence GTGGTCCAGGCGTACATCCTCATCCAGACCGAGGTCGGCAAGGCCCGGGATGTTGCCGCCACGGTCAGCGACCTGCCCGGCGTCGTCCAGGTCGACGCGGTGACCGGCCCGTACGACGTCATCGTGCTCACCCAGGCCGAGACCGTCGACGAGCTCGGCTCGCTCGTCGTCAGCAAGGTGCAGAGCGTCACCGGTATCACCCGAACGCTGACCTGCTCGGTCGTGCATCTCTGA